A genome region from Triticum aestivum cultivar Chinese Spring chromosome 2B, IWGSC CS RefSeq v2.1, whole genome shotgun sequence includes the following:
- the LOC123041906 gene encoding auxin-responsive protein SAUR72: MEQLGGKKSNKITEIVRLQQMLKKWRKLSVASKDTTAAASTPTVATVTAGGNGESKAKKFLKRTLSFTESPPSAAASGPPPKGHLAVSVGPAMRRFVIPTEYLKHQAFAALLREAEEEFGFQQEGLLRIPCDVPAFEAILRAVDKGRAGGKHKDAAFCYCSAEFAIAADVGTPNNSLCR, from the coding sequence ATGGAGCAGCTCGGGGGCAAGAAGTCGAACAAGATCACGGAGATCGTGCGGCTGCAGCAGATGCTCAAGAAGTGGCGCAAGCTGTCCGTCGCGTCGAAGGACACGACGGCGGCCGCCAGCACGCCCACCGTCGCCACGGTCACCGCCGGCGGCAACGGCGAGAGCAAGGCCAAGAAGTTCCTGAAGCGGACGCTGTCCTTCACGGAGAGCCcgccgtcggcggcggcgtcggggccgCCGCCCAAGGGCCACCTGGCGGTGTCGGTGGGCCCGGCGATGCGGCGGTTCGTGATCCCGACCGAGTACCTCAAGCACCAGGCGTTCGCGGCGCTGCTCCGGGAGGCCGAGGAGGAGTTCGGGTTCCAGCAGGAGGGCCTGCTCCGCATCCCCTGCGACGTGCCCGCCTTCGAGGCCATCCTCCGCGCCGTCGACAAGGGCCGCGCCGGCGGCAAGCACAAGGACGCCGCCTTCTGCTACTGCAGCGCCGAGTTCGCCATCGCCGCCGACGTCGGCACCCCCAACAACTCGCTCTGCAGATAA
- the LOC123046505 gene encoding nuclear pore complex protein NUP88, with translation MTRITAPELSPSPPDSPPPARRSPVLATPPSRRRPSPSPSLALTPSSASTSATSSRPRPRPSPKRTYSPAQWVPVSSHPVFALRGAVGGGGAAWDAAGSRLYVWDPSARGAHRVSVRIREAEAERDGEEVAVEAAVPSEMLMPEMDLGYEVTHISLNTDVSSLLLAGSHNINVLHVHERVSEDGDTIICRTAPVASQILPTNNDGIKVLQTSWHPFSSSHFGVLTSDAVFRLFDLSFDLEQPEQEFYLQPILPGRCQNASSICPVAFSYGSDHLWDRFSVFILFSDGSIFVLCPVVPFGCDYSKKHIEEIYEDVNTFGLKSSNPNVVTNSHLAIAWLEATFPELLRQSADSSTLMSRARAYAPVDDSLTLQGPLCRVCEENNELEGKSSSCEGKAVGFVYSSVGKDSVLVTAWGSGQLQIDALADEIQPQWSIGVPTRLDVDSHGRIKSVAMICDSNPQDSLALRSHRSSSMGSNVKSNTEAVWMGHSPPLLRLSIVDLALPKTSNGSSLSLFLDPLVPERFYCAHGGGLDMVTLHFLPFSYPEMASTPPSVHPVLTTGNSDTSSPFLSGFVAIADAYGHVQLVGITYTGECFVVEMKGWKEPTPLQLDICSKDIKDVESSTTGMISKELLAGPDPPILPSSTSLRSLTPDSIEGKSTLHHYIKVFHEHYVEYGHKVFIELKEHEDYVKTEIEDKQKRLQAVKQSLLSIEAKDEEINRRVDRASKVYDLLEKRIESFKMLPAANKKPLSQAELEFKSQLDRFADVELDALRTSIAALSARMKRFAQPSLGSGAAGAGMAPWQAPKAGRGHVSESQMSLMKSSLERLSLLNEENNQKLRVIETELKNKEQQ, from the exons ATGACTCGCATCACCGCGCCGGAGCTGTCGCCCTCGCCCCCGGACTCCCCGCCTCCCGCCCGCCGTTCCCCGGTCCTGGCGACCCcgccctcccgccgccgcccctccccgtccCCGTCCCTCGCGCTCAccccctcctccgcctccacctccgccacctcctcgAGGCCCAGGCCCCGACCCTCGCCCAAGAGGACATACTCGCCGGCGCAGTGGGTCCCCGTCTCCTCCCACCCCGTCTTCGCGCTCCGCGGCGCcgtgggcggcggcggtgccgCGTGGGATGCCGCCGGGTCGAGGCTCTACGTTTGGGACCCTTCGGCGCGCGGCGCCCACCGGGTGTCCGTGCGGATCCGCGAGGCCGAGGCGGAGAGGGACGGGGAGGAGGTCGCCGTGGAGGCCGCCGTTCCTTCCGAG ATGTTGATGCCGGAGATGGATCTTGGTTACGAGGTCACTCATATATCACTTAATACGGATGTGTCATCATTACTCCTAGCTGGATCACATAACATAAATGTTCTGCATGTACATGAGAGGGTGTCAGAAGATGGTGATACAATCATATGCAG GACCGCACCAGTTGCTTCTCAGATTTTACCTACCAATAATGATGGCATAAAAGTTCTGCAGACATCTTGGCACCCTTTTAGCAGCAGCCATTTTGGTGTTTTGACATCAGATGCTGTTTTCAG GTTATTTGATCTCTCATTTGATTTAGAGCAACCAGAGCAGGAATTTTATTTGCAGCCAATTCTACCTGGAAGATGCCAGAATGCTTCGTCAATTTGTCCAGTGGCATTCTCTTATGGCAGTGATCATCTGTGGGATAGATTTTCG GTTTTCATCTTGTTCAGTGATGGTTCAATTTTTGTGCTCTGCCCCGTTGTTCCATTTGGATG TGACTATAGTAAGAAACATATTGAAGAGATATATGAAGATGTTAATACATTTGGGTTGAAATCTTCAAATCCAAATGTTGTCACGAACTCACATTTGGCCATTGCATGGTTGGAGGCAACATTTCCGGAGCTGTTACGTCAATCAGCAGATAGCAGCACACTGATGTCAAGAGCTCGTGCATATGCCCCAGTGGACGATTCTCTAACTCTACAG GGGCCTCTTTGTAGAGTTTGCGAGGAAAACAATGAACTCGAAGGCAAGAGCAGCTCTTGTGAAGGTAAAGCTGTGGGTTTTGTGTACAGCTCTGTTGGCAAAGATTCAGTTCTTGTAACTGCCTGGGGTAGTGGACAGCTCCAGATTGATGCTTTAGCCGATGAAATCCAACCACAATGGAGCATTGGGGTTCCTACTCGCCTTGATGTCGATTCACATGGACGCATAAAGAGCGTTGCTATGATATGTGACTCTAATCCACAAGATTCGTTGGCCCTGAGATCACATCGTTCATCCAGTATGGGATCAAATGTGAAGAGCAATACAGAAGCTGTCTGGATGGGACACTCTCCTCCTTTGCTAAGGCTCTCAATTGTGGATTTGGCACTACCAAAAACTTCTAACGGTAGCTCTTTATCGTTATTTCTGGACCCCCTTGTTCCGGAGAGATTTTATTGTGCACATGGCGGGGGACTTGACATGGTCACGTTGCACTTCCTGCCATTTTCATACCCCGAAATGGCTTCCACACCACCCTCTGTGCATCCTGTACTCACCACAGGCAACAGCGATACAAGTTCTCCCTTCCTTTCTGGATTTGTCGCCATAGCGGATGCGTATGGCCATGTGCAGTTAGTTGGCATCACATATACTGGTGagtgctttgtggtggagatgaAGGGTTGGAAGGAACCAACACCTCTTCAGCTTGACATATGTAGCAAGGACATCAAGGATGTGGAATCTTCGACAACTGGAATGATCAGCAAAGAGCTTCTTGCTGGTCCAGATCCACCCATACTTCCATCTTCAACAAGCCTGAGGTCGTTGACTCCTGACTCCATCGAAGGGAAGTCCACACTTCATCACTATATTAAGGTTTTCCATGAGCACTATGTGGAGTATGGGCACAAG GTTTTCATCGAGCTCAAGGAACACGAAGATTATGTGAAGACAGAGATTGAAGACAAGCAGAAACGCTTACAAGCAGTGAAGCAGTCACTTCTATCCATAGAAGCCAAAGACGAGGAGATAAACAGGCGGGTCGATCGGGCCTCCAAGGTGTATGATCTGCTGGAGAAGCGCATAGAAAGCTTCAAGATGCTGCCTGCCGCAAACAAGAAACCATTGTCACAGGCAGAGCTGGAGTTCAAGTCGCAGCTTG ATAGGTTTGCAGACGTGGAGCTGGACGCACTGCGTACTTCCATTGCTGCCCTGAGCGCGAGGATGAAACGGTTCGCTCAACCGTCCCTGGGCAGTGGCGCAGCCGGCGCAGGAATGGCGCCATGGCAGGCGCCGAAGGCCGGAAGAGGCCAcgtttcggagtcccagatgtcgCTGATGAAGTCTTCACTGGAGAGGCTGTCGCTCCTCAACGAGGAGAACAATCAGAAGCTACGGGTCATCGAGACTGAACTCAAGAACAAGGAACAGCAGTAG